One Bacteroidota bacterium genomic window carries:
- a CDS encoding M2 family metallopeptidase, translating into MKKHFYYLTALTVALVSCKNSSTSTDKNALLQQQAQSYLNSYNAEYQRLSIVANEASWKSNTYIVEGDTATKNATNRSSEAIAVFTGSNANIDSAKKYLAVKEQLTDIQVKQFQFILYNAANNPESLKDMVKSRITAETEQNDKLFGYNFMIDGKKVSTNEIDAVLSTETDIKKREKAWESSKQVGLVLKDGLANLQQLRNNTVKPLGYPDYFTYQVSDYGMTTEEMMKMNKQMIKDIWPLYRELHTWARYNLAAKYKVKEIPEYLPAHWLSNRWGQDWSGLVEVKGLNLDSVLKSKSKEWMVEQAERFYVSLGMPSLPKSFYEKSSLFPAPADATYKKNNHASAWHMDYDQDVRSLMSIVPNSEWYETLHHELGHIYYYLCYSNPEVPIILRSGANRAYHEGFGSMIGMAAMQKPFLEGLKLIPENTPTDDTQTLLKEALNYIVFIPWSAGVMTNFEHELYTNNLSKDAYNKTWWDLVKKYQGIVPPNPRGEEYCDAASKTHINNDAAQYYDYALSYLFIFQVHEHIAKNILHQDPHATNYYGSKEVGTFLKNIMTPGASKDWREVFKANMGEDLSAKAMLNYFMPLMDYLKKENAGRKYTLPETID; encoded by the coding sequence ATGAAAAAACATTTTTATTACCTAACTGCATTAACTGTAGCCTTAGTTTCTTGCAAGAATTCATCAACCAGCACCGACAAAAACGCTTTGCTGCAACAACAAGCTCAAAGTTATTTGAATTCCTACAATGCCGAATATCAGCGCCTATCAATAGTAGCCAACGAAGCTTCGTGGAAATCGAACACTTACATTGTTGAAGGCGATACTGCAACAAAAAATGCTACTAACCGAAGCAGTGAAGCAATCGCTGTGTTTACAGGAAGTAATGCGAATATCGACAGTGCTAAAAAATACCTGGCTGTAAAAGAGCAGTTAACCGATATTCAGGTGAAGCAATTTCAGTTTATTTTGTATAACGCTGCCAATAATCCTGAAAGTTTGAAGGACATGGTTAAATCGCGAATTACTGCCGAAACTGAACAAAACGACAAGCTCTTTGGCTACAATTTTATGATTGACGGCAAAAAGGTTTCTACGAATGAAATTGATGCGGTTTTATCCACTGAAACAGACATAAAGAAACGCGAAAAAGCATGGGAATCGAGCAAGCAAGTTGGATTGGTTTTAAAAGACGGATTAGCTAATTTACAACAATTGCGCAACAATACGGTAAAGCCTCTTGGTTATCCTGACTACTTTACCTATCAGGTTTCGGACTACGGTATGACTACCGAAGAAATGATGAAAATGAACAAGCAAATGATTAAAGACATTTGGCCGTTGTACCGAGAATTACATACTTGGGCGCGTTATAATTTGGCTGCAAAATATAAAGTAAAAGAAATTCCTGAATATTTACCTGCACATTGGTTGAGCAATCGTTGGGGACAAGATTGGAGCGGACTTGTTGAAGTAAAAGGTTTAAATCTTGATAGCGTTTTGAAATCGAAAAGTAAGGAGTGGATGGTGGAACAGGCTGAGCGTTTTTATGTGAGTTTAGGAATGCCGTCTTTACCTAAATCGTTTTATGAAAAATCTAGTTTGTTTCCTGCTCCAGCAGATGCTACTTACAAAAAAAACAACCATGCTTCAGCTTGGCATATGGATTACGATCAGGATGTAAGAAGTTTAATGAGTATAGTTCCAAATTCAGAATGGTATGAAACGTTACACCATGAACTGGGACATATTTATTATTATTTGTGTTATTCAAATCCGGAGGTTCCTATTATTTTACGCAGTGGAGCCAACCGTGCTTATCATGAAGGTTTTGGAAGTATGATTGGAATGGCTGCTATGCAAAAACCTTTTTTAGAAGGCTTGAAATTGATACCTGAAAACACGCCTACTGATGATACACAAACCTTGTTAAAAGAGGCTTTAAATTACATTGTATTTATACCTTGGAGTGCCGGTGTGATGACGAATTTTGAACATGAATTGTATACCAACAATCTTTCAAAAGATGCCTACAACAAAACCTGGTGGGATTTGGTTAAAAAATATCAAGGAATTGTACCTCCTAACCCGCGTGGAGAAGAGTATTGTGATGCAGCATCTAAAACACATATTAATAACGATGCAGCGCAATATTATGATTATGCTTTATCCTACCTATTTATTTTTCAGGTACATGAACACATTGCAAAAAACATTTTACACCAAGACCCACATGCTACCAATTATTATGGCAGTAAAGAAGTAGGAACCTTTTTGAAAAACATAATGACTCCGGGTGCCAGCAAAGATTGGAGAGAAGTATTTAAAGCTAACATGGGCGAAGATTTAAGTGCAAAAGCTATGTTAAACTATTTTATGCCATTGATGGATTATTTGAAAAAAGAAAATGCAGGTAGGAAATATACATTGCCAGAAACTATTGATTAA